A DNA window from Parabacteroides johnsonii DSM 18315 contains the following coding sequences:
- a CDS encoding HlyD family secretion protein, with translation MDKSKKYLTISFIVVLIAVIILSFTGMLLLKDKPVILQGQIEATEIRISGKLPGRIDTFLVKEGQNVKAGDTLVVINSPEALAKYQQVNALESIARFQNQKVDEGTRKQIIATVQQLWNKSKSDLELAKTTYNRIEALYKDSVVSSQRRDEVKALYEAAVAGERAAWNQYQMALDGAQIQDKESARSLVSAAKGTVEEVAALLQDARLTAPESGQISTIFPKRGELVGAGMPIMNLIVLDDVHIVLNVREDRLPFFPMGGTFVADVPAINKKNIEFKINYVSPLGSFATWKSTKQTGSYDLRTFEIHALPVGKVDGLRPGMSALVELTIDN, from the coding sequence ATGGACAAATCGAAAAAATATCTGACGATCTCCTTCATAGTAGTGCTGATCGCCGTCATCATCCTGTCTTTCACAGGTATGCTCCTGTTGAAAGACAAACCTGTGATCTTGCAGGGACAAATTGAAGCAACCGAGATACGCATCTCCGGGAAACTGCCCGGCCGTATCGACACATTTTTAGTAAAGGAAGGGCAGAATGTGAAGGCCGGCGATACCCTTGTGGTCATCAACAGCCCCGAAGCACTCGCCAAATATCAGCAAGTGAACGCTCTCGAAAGTATCGCCCGTTTCCAGAACCAGAAGGTAGACGAGGGAACGCGTAAGCAGATCATTGCCACTGTCCAGCAACTTTGGAACAAGTCGAAGTCGGACCTCGAACTGGCAAAGACCACTTACAACCGTATCGAAGCCTTGTATAAAGACAGCGTCGTTTCTTCGCAACGGAGGGACGAGGTGAAAGCTTTGTATGAGGCCGCCGTAGCCGGTGAGCGGGCAGCCTGGAACCAATACCAGATGGCACTCGACGGTGCCCAGATACAGGATAAAGAGAGTGCCCGATCTCTGGTGAGCGCAGCTAAAGGTACGGTTGAAGAGGTTGCCGCTCTCTTGCAGGATGCCCGTTTGACAGCCCCGGAATCCGGCCAGATATCGACCATCTTCCCGAAAAGGGGGGAGTTGGTCGGAGCCGGTATGCCTATTATGAACCTGATCGTGCTTGACGACGTGCATATTGTGCTGAATGTCCGCGAAGACCGCCTGCCGTTCTTCCCGATGGGAGGGACGTTTGTTGCCGATGTTCCGGCAATCAATAAGAAGAATATCGAGTTTAAGATCAATTATGTCAGCCCTTTAGGTAGCTTCGCCACTTGGAAATCGACCAAGCAGACAGGTAGCTACGATCTCCGTACGTTCGAGATACACGCCCTGCCGGTCGGAAAGGTGGATGGGTTGCGTCCCGGAATGTCGGCACTGGTTGAATTGACAATTGATAATTGA
- a CDS encoding serine protease, translating to MRRILHLILISCLCFSATAQKNAPKWMDKAKRAVFTITTYGKDGNKLATSTGFFISETGEAVSAYDIFKGAEKATITDFEGKTFPVKNIQGADELYDAVKFQVEVPKKAAFLPIAADPVANGTNAYLLLYSTGKNATFKSGAITEVSKLKDPYKYYKMAISLEENELNAPLLTPEGEVFGLAQADAGGKKDICYGLSAGYAGSLSIGSADYLSSAYRNINIPKGWPKELDQATVALYLISGTQDAKARLETVNDFIATFPDVPDGYLNRSDLYAYNRAALANSTAEQATYLQKALDDIKTASKYSDKKGDFWYNQAKLIYGVASADSTLTDPAWTTEAAMEALDKAIEEDNLPAYHQLRADILFNKGEFQQAFDEYMIVNNSDVASASSYYLAAKAKERVTGFNIGDVIDLLDKAIEKCGTNMNAEAAAYVLERIDWRLRLAQYTEAIADYDLYYTLVGGQVLPNFFFLREQAKFRAGDLEGALKDIQAAIQGSPDTPDYYAEEASIYVRQQKYEDALKSIEKAIAIAPDFGACYRLRGVCYVRLEKKAEACEAFNKAKELGDPLAEKLIKEHCK from the coding sequence ATGAGACGAATACTACATTTGATTTTGATCAGCTGTCTGTGCTTCTCGGCAACAGCACAGAAAAACGCTCCTAAATGGATGGACAAAGCCAAGAGAGCGGTCTTTACAATTACCACTTATGGAAAGGATGGAAATAAGCTCGCAACCAGTACGGGATTCTTTATCTCCGAAACAGGCGAGGCTGTCTCAGCATACGATATTTTCAAAGGAGCCGAGAAAGCAACAATCACAGACTTCGAGGGAAAGACATTTCCAGTTAAGAATATCCAGGGGGCGGACGAACTGTACGATGCCGTAAAGTTTCAGGTCGAAGTGCCGAAGAAGGCCGCTTTCCTGCCGATCGCTGCCGATCCGGTGGCAAACGGGACGAATGCCTATCTGCTGTTGTACTCTACCGGCAAGAACGCCACCTTTAAGTCCGGTGCTATTACCGAAGTAAGTAAACTGAAAGATCCGTATAAATATTACAAGATGGCAATCTCATTGGAAGAAAACGAACTCAATGCCCCGTTGCTGACTCCCGAAGGTGAAGTGTTCGGGCTGGCACAAGCGGATGCAGGTGGAAAGAAAGATATTTGCTATGGTCTTTCTGCTGGATATGCGGGTAGCTTGTCAATAGGCTCTGCTGATTATCTGAGTTCTGCATACCGCAATATCAATATACCGAAAGGATGGCCGAAAGAACTGGACCAAGCAACCGTCGCTCTTTACCTGATTAGTGGCACGCAGGACGCAAAGGCACGCCTGGAAACGGTCAACGATTTTATCGCCACCTTCCCGGATGTTCCTGACGGCTATCTGAATCGTTCCGATCTTTATGCCTACAATCGTGCGGCATTGGCTAACTCTACGGCTGAACAGGCAACTTATCTGCAAAAGGCATTGGACGACATAAAAACCGCTTCCAAATATAGCGATAAGAAAGGTGATTTCTGGTATAACCAGGCTAAGCTGATCTACGGTGTTGCTTCGGCTGATAGTACGCTGACCGATCCCGCCTGGACAACCGAAGCCGCTATGGAGGCTTTGGATAAGGCAATCGAAGAGGACAATCTGCCTGCCTATCATCAGTTAAGGGCGGATATCCTATTCAATAAAGGAGAGTTCCAACAGGCATTCGATGAGTACATGATCGTTAACAATAGCGATGTCGCCTCTGCTTCTTCCTATTATTTGGCTGCAAAGGCAAAGGAACGGGTTACCGGTTTTAATATCGGTGATGTGATCGACTTGCTCGATAAGGCGATCGAGAAATGCGGGACAAATATGAATGCCGAGGCGGCAGCTTATGTGCTGGAACGGATCGATTGGCGTCTACGCCTTGCACAATACACGGAGGCTATCGCTGATTATGATCTTTATTATACGCTGGTCGGTGGCCAGGTACTTCCGAACTTCTTTTTCCTGCGTGAACAGGCTAAGTTTCGTGCGGGTGACCTGGAAGGAGCTTTGAAGGATATCCAGGCTGCTATACAGGGAAGTCCTGACACGCCTGACTACTATGCGGAAGAAGCCTCTATCTACGTTCGTCAGCAGAAGTATGAAGATGCACTGAAAAGTATAGAGAAGGCAATTGCGATCGCTCCTGATTTCGGAGCTTGTTATCGTTTGCGGGGCGTTTGTTATGTCCGTTTGGAGAAGAAAGCAGAAGCTTGCGAAGCATTCAACAAAGCTAAAGAATTGGGTGATCCACTTGCCGAGAAGTTGATAAAGGAACATTGTAAATAA
- a CDS encoding GGGtGRT protein: protein MALFESYDRRIDHINAVLKEYGINGIEEAKAICDAKGIDPYTMCKETQPICFENACWAYVVGAAIAIKKGCTNAAEAAEAIGIGLQAFCIAGSVADDRKVGIGHGNLAARLLREETKCFAFLAGHESFAAAEGAIKIAEMANKVRKEPLRVILNGLGKDAAKIISRINGFTYVQTQFDYMTGEVNVIEEKAYSNGLRAKVKCYGADDVREGVAIMRKEGVDVSITGNSTNPTRFQHPVAGTYKKECMENGHPYFSVASGGGTGRTLHPDNMAAGPASYGMTDTMGRMHGDAQFAGSSSVPAHVEMMGFLGMGNNPMVGATVAVAVAIEEAMKK from the coding sequence ATGGCTTTATTTGAAAGTTATGACCGCCGTATCGATCATATCAACGCGGTTTTAAAAGAATATGGTATCAACGGTATCGAAGAAGCAAAGGCTATCTGCGACGCTAAAGGTATCGACCCTTATACAATGTGTAAGGAAACACAACCTATCTGTTTCGAAAACGCTTGCTGGGCTTACGTTGTAGGTGCTGCAATTGCAATCAAGAAGGGCTGCACCAATGCTGCCGAAGCTGCTGAAGCTATCGGTATCGGTCTGCAGGCATTCTGTATCGCCGGTTCTGTTGCCGACGATCGTAAGGTAGGTATCGGCCACGGTAACCTGGCTGCCCGTCTGCTTCGTGAAGAAACAAAATGTTTCGCATTCTTGGCAGGTCACGAATCTTTCGCTGCTGCCGAAGGTGCTATCAAGATCGCTGAAATGGCAAACAAAGTTCGTAAAGAACCGTTGCGCGTTATCTTGAACGGTCTGGGTAAGGATGCAGCTAAAATTATTTCCCGTATCAATGGCTTCACTTACGTTCAGACTCAGTTCGACTATATGACTGGCGAAGTAAACGTAATCGAAGAAAAAGCATACTCAAACGGTCTGCGTGCAAAAGTTAAGTGCTACGGTGCTGACGACGTTCGCGAAGGTGTTGCTATCATGCGTAAAGAAGGTGTTGACGTATCTATCACAGGTAACTCAACTAACCCGACTCGTTTCCAGCACCCGGTTGCAGGTACTTACAAGAAAGAATGTATGGAAAACGGTCACCCGTATTTCTCTGTAGCTTCAGGTGGTGGTACAGGCCGTACCCTGCACCCAGACAATATGGCTGCCGGTCCTGCTTCTTATGGTATGACCGACACAATGGGCCGTATGCACGGTGACGCTCAGTTCGCTGGTTCTTCATCCGTTCCTGCTCACGTAGAAATGATGGGATTCCTGGGTATGGGTAACAACCCGATGGTAGGTGCTACTGTTGCTGTAGCTGTTGCTATCGAGGAAGCTATGAAGAAGTAA
- a CDS encoding TolC family protein, with translation MIYNFTHFSIALLWLLPAFASAQTEAMDLSLEQSLTLLQSENKSLRIAGKEVELAKNEHQKLNAFWYPTISAAGAYVHMSNPVEVHQSLNQFTDPAKEYVHSILPNDQFISSLLDKIGQNTLTLPLISQNVTSIDANLTWPIFTGGKRIYASKIGKKLVSVAEVNREQVSANQQALLIESYFGLRLGQRVVEVKAETYNSLKTHYDQALKLEQQGMINRAERLVAQVSMEEAKRELESARKDLEVASQALKSLINIGEEQEIRTTTSLFINESIPSANYFKEMIPFNNYLVNQLKLQENIAGDQLKIGRSGYLPNIALIGKQTLYADGLDKYLMPRTMIGVGFTWNIFDGLDREKRIRQARLTSQSLAIGKEKAVSDLQVGVDKFYSQMQNAMDNVKALNTTLEMSNELVRIREKSFKEGMATSSDVVDAEVVLSKVKTAFLLAYYQYDVALANLLSICGIPETFHQYRMDGKTEIL, from the coding sequence ATGATTTATAACTTTACTCACTTCAGCATTGCCCTGCTGTGGCTTCTTCCTGCCTTTGCCTCTGCCCAAACAGAGGCAATGGACTTGTCGCTGGAGCAATCCCTCACGCTCTTGCAAAGCGAGAACAAAAGTCTCAGGATTGCCGGGAAGGAAGTGGAGCTGGCGAAGAACGAACATCAGAAGCTCAATGCTTTCTGGTATCCCACTATCAGTGCCGCAGGAGCTTATGTGCATATGTCGAACCCGGTCGAGGTACACCAGTCCTTGAACCAATTCACCGATCCGGCGAAAGAGTATGTCCATTCTATCTTGCCCAACGACCAGTTTATCTCATCACTTCTTGATAAGATCGGACAAAACACGTTGACGTTGCCGCTCATTTCGCAGAACGTCACGTCGATCGATGCCAACCTGACCTGGCCTATCTTTACAGGTGGTAAACGTATTTATGCCAGTAAGATAGGCAAGAAGCTCGTGTCCGTCGCCGAAGTCAACCGCGAACAGGTAAGCGCGAACCAGCAAGCATTGCTGATCGAAAGCTATTTCGGTTTACGACTCGGCCAGCGGGTTGTCGAGGTAAAGGCGGAAACCTATAACTCCCTGAAAACCCATTACGACCAAGCTTTGAAGTTAGAACAGCAAGGGATGATCAACCGGGCCGAACGCCTTGTCGCTCAGGTAAGCATGGAAGAGGCGAAGCGTGAACTCGAATCTGCCCGGAAAGACCTCGAAGTCGCCAGTCAGGCACTTAAGAGTCTGATCAATATAGGGGAAGAACAGGAGATCCGTACGACAACCTCCCTCTTTATCAACGAGAGCATCCCTTCGGCCAATTACTTCAAGGAGATGATCCCTTTTAACAACTACCTGGTCAACCAACTGAAACTACAGGAAAATATCGCCGGTGACCAGTTGAAGATCGGCCGTTCAGGCTACCTCCCCAACATCGCCCTGATCGGCAAGCAGACTCTCTATGCGGACGGACTCGACAAGTACCTCATGCCGCGTACGATGATCGGGGTTGGTTTTACCTGGAACATCTTCGACGGCCTCGACCGGGAGAAACGTATCCGGCAGGCACGCCTGACCAGTCAGTCGCTCGCCATCGGAAAAGAGAAGGCTGTGAGCGATTTGCAGGTTGGGGTCGATAAGTTCTACTCCCAGATGCAGAATGCGATGGACAATGTCAAGGCGTTGAATACGACACTTGAGATGAGTAATGAATTGGTCCGTATCCGTGAGAAATCCTTCAAAGAGGGAATGGCGACCTCCTCGGATGTGGTAGACGCTGAAGTGGTGCTCTCGAAAGTGAAGACCGCCTTCCTGCTCGCTTACTACCAGTATGATGTAGCGCTCGCCAATCTCCTGTCTATTTGTGGTATTCCCGAAACCTTTCATCAATACCGGATGGACGGTAAAACAGAGATCTTATAA
- a CDS encoding iron-sulfur cluster assembly scaffold protein, producing the protein MIYSHEVQHMCVVKKGANHQCAPIPEEGKWVRATQISDISGLTHGIGWCAPKQGGCKLTLNVKEGIIQEALVETIGCSGMTHSAAMASEILPGKTLLEALNTDLVCDAINTAMRELFLQIVYGRTQSAFSEGGLPVGAGLEDLGKGLRSQVGTMFGTLAKGPRYLEMAEGYCTRMALDADDEVIGYEFIHLGKFMDMVKKGMDANEALEKAKGSYGRFKEAVKYIDPRNE; encoded by the coding sequence ATGATTTATTCACATGAAGTTCAACACATGTGTGTTGTAAAGAAGGGAGCTAACCACCAGTGTGCTCCGATTCCTGAAGAAGGAAAGTGGGTTAGAGCAACTCAGATTTCTGACATTTCTGGTTTGACTCACGGTATCGGTTGGTGTGCACCGAAACAGGGTGGATGTAAGCTGACTCTGAACGTTAAAGAAGGAATTATCCAGGAAGCACTTGTAGAAACTATCGGTTGCTCCGGTATGACTCACTCTGCTGCGATGGCTTCAGAAATCCTGCCGGGCAAAACACTGTTGGAAGCATTGAACACTGACCTTGTTTGTGACGCTATCAACACTGCAATGCGCGAATTGTTCCTGCAGATCGTTTACGGTCGTACACAGTCTGCTTTCTCTGAAGGTGGTCTGCCTGTAGGTGCCGGTTTGGAAGACTTGGGTAAAGGTCTGCGCAGCCAGGTAGGAACCATGTTCGGCACATTGGCCAAAGGTCCTCGTTACTTGGAAATGGCTGAAGGTTACTGTACTCGTATGGCTCTCGATGCTGACGACGAAGTAATCGGTTATGAATTTATCCACTTAGGTAAATTCATGGATATGGTAAAGAAGGGTATGGATGCTAACGAAGCACTGGAAAAAGCCAAAGGCTCTTACGGTCGTTTCAAAGAAGCTGTAAAATATATCGATCCTCGTAATGAATAA
- a CDS encoding ABC transporter permease, with product MNMKVISVIHDEFKTIAGSYAILLVLMGGIFVYGLLYNYMYAPDLVRKVPVAVVDHSHSELGRHYVRLLDATPQVNVVTTATDYPEAQDMMKAGQVAGILYLPDDFEDRVARGEESVFIMYETTSAFLYYLAMQEASAASMLALNDDYRPEMLVFLPQQVAPKLASAQAVEVVGTALYNPTEGYGTYLIPSVLVVIIFQTLMMVIAMISGDERHSGSIVRFAGNPVDLSFGRMAQVVIGKTFVYGMLYAVFALFLLGLIPLMFGLPDIGNPLYVIMLMIPFLLATSFFGLTASLFFTDSDAPLLMIAFFSVGLIFLSGVSYPIELMPWYWKMAHYLIPAAPATMAYVKLNSMGASMSEIQSEYITLWVQCAFYFVTACLVYRYNIRKAMVQGASPAITDSFPSHKS from the coding sequence ATGAATATGAAGGTAATATCTGTTATACATGATGAGTTCAAGACGATTGCCGGTAGCTATGCCATCCTGCTCGTACTGATGGGAGGCATATTTGTCTACGGCTTGCTGTACAATTATATGTACGCCCCCGACCTGGTCCGTAAAGTTCCGGTCGCCGTCGTTGATCATTCCCATAGCGAATTGGGCCGCCACTACGTCCGTCTGCTCGACGCCACCCCGCAGGTCAATGTCGTGACTACGGCTACTGATTACCCGGAGGCTCAGGACATGATGAAAGCGGGCCAGGTGGCCGGTATCCTCTACCTGCCGGACGATTTCGAGGATCGTGTTGCCCGTGGTGAAGAGTCTGTTTTCATCATGTACGAGACGACGAGCGCTTTCCTTTACTACCTCGCCATGCAGGAAGCTTCGGCTGCTTCCATGTTGGCTCTGAACGACGACTACCGGCCGGAGATGTTGGTGTTCTTGCCTCAACAGGTGGCTCCGAAGCTTGCTTCGGCCCAGGCTGTCGAGGTGGTCGGGACTGCTCTCTATAACCCGACCGAGGGGTATGGAACTTACCTGATTCCTTCGGTCCTGGTTGTGATCATCTTTCAGACGTTGATGATGGTGATCGCCATGATTAGCGGCGACGAACGGCATAGCGGCTCGATTGTCCGTTTTGCCGGCAATCCTGTGGATCTCTCTTTTGGGCGGATGGCACAGGTGGTGATCGGCAAGACGTTTGTTTATGGTATGCTGTATGCGGTTTTCGCTTTGTTCCTATTGGGGCTGATCCCTTTGATGTTCGGTCTCCCGGATATTGGCAACCCCCTGTATGTCATCATGCTGATGATACCCTTCCTGTTGGCGACTAGCTTTTTCGGGCTTACGGCATCCCTGTTCTTTACGGACTCCGACGCACCGCTTTTGATGATTGCCTTCTTCTCTGTCGGCCTCATCTTTCTCTCCGGTGTCTCGTATCCGATAGAACTGATGCCCTGGTACTGGAAGATGGCACATTATCTCATTCCGGCAGCCCCAGCGACAATGGCCTATGTCAAGCTGAACTCGATGGGGGCTTCGATGAGCGAGATACAATCCGAATATATTACCCTGTGGGTACAGTGCGCGTTTTATTTCGTGACGGCATGTTTGGTTTATAGGTATAATATCCGGAAAGCGATGGTACAAGGTGCTTCTCCGGCAATAACCGATAGCTTTCCATCCCATAAGTCATAG
- a CDS encoding ABC transporter permease encodes MGNFKNSMMNSQLSIINCPFIRVLRRELVRMVSRRLYFGVCIVLPLFCIFFMSTIFGNGQMENIPVGIVDGDNTSMSREVVRTVEAVPTFKVMHRYTDETAARRATQSKEIYGYLVIPTGFTADVMAGRQTTLAYYYHYALLSVGGEVRGAFETVLRQLSMAPIVMQATALGIGEEQITTFLLPVKASSHPLFNPDLDYSVYLSNPFFFILFQVIILLTTVYAVGSEIKFGTGAEWLSEAGGNIVTAVAGKLLPYTVIFSLMSILANYVMFGLMHIPFSCGFWPLNLTAILFVVSTQALAVFIFSVFPALSIIISIVSMVGSLGATLSGVTFPVSSMYAPVHYASYLFPVRHFTEIYQNLLYGDYGFAWTWVNYAALLCFLLPSLLMLPRLKKAIVNEEMWRHLVS; translated from the coding sequence ATGGGCAATTTTAAGAATAGTATGATGAATAGTCAACTGTCAATTATCAATTGTCCATTCATACGGGTTCTTCGAAGAGAACTTGTACGGATGGTCTCGCGACGTCTCTATTTTGGGGTGTGTATCGTGCTGCCGCTGTTCTGCATCTTCTTCATGTCCACGATCTTCGGGAATGGGCAGATGGAGAACATACCCGTCGGTATTGTCGATGGAGATAATACCTCCATGTCGAGGGAAGTCGTGCGGACAGTCGAAGCCGTCCCTACTTTCAAGGTTATGCATCGCTATACCGACGAGACGGCTGCCCGGCGTGCCACCCAGTCGAAAGAAATATACGGCTATCTCGTGATCCCTACTGGTTTCACGGCTGATGTCATGGCCGGACGGCAGACGACGCTTGCCTACTACTATCACTATGCTCTCTTGAGCGTAGGCGGTGAGGTGCGTGGCGCTTTCGAAACCGTCCTCCGCCAACTTTCGATGGCCCCGATTGTGATGCAAGCCACCGCCTTGGGAATCGGAGAGGAGCAGATCACTACCTTCCTGCTCCCCGTCAAGGCCAGTAGCCATCCTCTGTTCAATCCTGATCTGGACTACTCAGTTTACTTGAGCAACCCCTTCTTCTTTATCCTCTTTCAGGTCATTATCCTGCTGACAACGGTCTATGCCGTCGGTAGCGAGATTAAGTTCGGGACGGGGGCAGAGTGGCTCTCGGAGGCAGGCGGCAATATTGTGACGGCGGTAGCGGGAAAGTTGTTGCCCTACACCGTTATTTTCAGCCTGATGAGTATATTGGCGAACTATGTTATGTTCGGTCTTATGCACATACCGTTTTCATGTGGTTTCTGGCCGCTCAACCTTACGGCAATCCTGTTTGTCGTCTCGACACAAGCACTGGCGGTCTTCATCTTCTCTGTCTTTCCCGCACTCAGCATCATTATCAGCATCGTGTCGATGGTCGGTTCGCTTGGTGCAACGCTGTCAGGTGTGACCTTTCCTGTGTCCTCGATGTATGCTCCTGTGCATTATGCTTCTTACTTGTTCCCTGTCCGCCATTTCACCGAGATTTACCAGAATTTGCTTTACGGGGATTACGGTTTTGCCTGGACTTGGGTGAATTACGCTGCGCTGCTCTGCTTCCTTCTTCCCTCGCTGCTGATGTTGCCCCGTTTGAAGAAAGCGATTGTGAACGAAGAGATGTGGAGGCATCTCGTCTCTTAA
- a CDS encoding redoxin domain-containing protein, which yields MKKYFPIAASVLLLAACSEKPGYEITGTVSNNDLNGKYVYLYEYGVKDAAPLDSALVQNGVFALKGTQNAPALRTLRFSEEVVEPVRVAPGENAPFMATFVLENGKLAVVLDSTSTVSGTPENDAQKELQAKIKDLRSGIDKLVADMKSGDENLIKQAEAKYEEIDRKITEAVVNYILTHTDKQSAAKNLYDFRYNISEEQQNEIISKADSSFKSVPGISYMIDHLNVLKKVAVGQKFTDFEMPDAKGEMHKLSEYVGNGKVVLIDFWASWCPPCRAEMPNLVKAYKDYKGKGFDIVGISLDSKADAWAKGVKDLNITWTQLSDLKGWQNGGAALYGVNSIPHTVLVDKDGTIIAKNLHGQELEDKIKEVLK from the coding sequence ATGAAAAAGTATTTTCCTATCGCCGCTTCTGTCCTGCTTCTCGCAGCCTGTAGCGAAAAACCGGGTTACGAAATAACCGGTACCGTTTCAAACAATGATTTGAATGGTAAGTATGTATATCTCTATGAATATGGAGTAAAAGATGCTGCACCGCTGGACAGCGCCTTAGTACAAAACGGAGTTTTTGCCTTGAAAGGCACACAAAATGCTCCTGCCCTTCGTACTCTCCGTTTTTCGGAAGAAGTGGTTGAACCGGTACGTGTCGCTCCCGGAGAAAACGCTCCGTTTATGGCAACATTCGTACTTGAAAACGGGAAATTGGCTGTCGTGCTGGATTCGACTTCCACAGTTAGCGGAACTCCCGAAAATGACGCACAAAAAGAGTTGCAGGCTAAGATCAAAGACTTACGTTCCGGTATAGACAAATTGGTTGCCGATATGAAGTCGGGTGATGAAAATCTGATTAAACAGGCGGAAGCCAAATATGAAGAGATCGACCGTAAGATTACGGAAGCCGTTGTCAACTATATCCTGACTCATACGGATAAACAATCTGCCGCCAAGAATCTCTACGATTTCCGTTACAATATCAGCGAAGAGCAGCAAAATGAAATCATCTCCAAAGCAGACTCTTCTTTCAAATCCGTTCCGGGCATCAGCTATATGATCGACCATCTGAATGTATTGAAAAAGGTCGCTGTAGGACAGAAATTCACCGATTTCGAAATGCCGGACGCTAAAGGCGAAATGCACAAACTCTCCGAATATGTCGGTAACGGCAAAGTCGTCCTGATCGACTTCTGGGCATCCTGGTGTCCTCCCTGCCGTGCAGAAATGCCGAATCTGGTCAAAGCCTATAAAGACTACAAGGGCAAAGGATTCGATATCGTCGGCATCTCTCTGGACAGCAAAGCCGATGCATGGGCCAAAGGTGTAAAAGACCTGAATATCACCTGGACACAACTGTCCGACCTGAAAGGCTGGCAGAACGGCGGTGCCGCTCTTTATGGCGTCAACAGCATCCCTCATACCGTACTGGTTGACAAAGACGGTACGATCATCGCCAAGAACCTGCACGGCCAGGAGCTGGAAGATAAAATTAAAGAAGTTTTGAAATAA